One region of Mycolicibacterium insubricum genomic DNA includes:
- a CDS encoding acyl-CoA dehydrogenase family protein: protein MRTCMANASGPELDAALAELGWADMLSEVPDIAVPLVFRLLGETGAHASVLNDVLLETIGGLPGGTPPMPFAGGHWVVWEREDTQAPDNPTLGGLPLRRVPDGELMRIGEARRALGWWLVGSARAMLALARTHALDRVQFGRPIAGFQAIRHKLAETLVAIEGAEATLSLPDTDSPDLTAMLAKAAAGKAALTAAKHTQQVLAGIGFTAEHDLHHHIKRALVLDGLLGSSRELTRKAGAGLRARRSAPRLAEL from the coding sequence ATGCGCACCTGCATGGCGAACGCCTCGGGCCCTGAGCTCGACGCCGCGCTGGCCGAATTGGGCTGGGCCGACATGCTTTCCGAGGTGCCCGATATCGCGGTGCCGTTGGTGTTCCGGCTGCTCGGCGAGACCGGGGCGCACGCCTCTGTGCTCAACGACGTGCTGCTGGAGACCATCGGCGGACTCCCCGGGGGCACGCCGCCGATGCCGTTCGCCGGCGGCCACTGGGTGGTGTGGGAACGCGAGGACACCCAAGCGCCGGACAACCCGACGCTGGGCGGGCTGCCGCTGCGCCGGGTCCCCGACGGGGAACTCATGCGCATCGGCGAGGCCCGCCGGGCCCTGGGCTGGTGGCTGGTGGGATCGGCGCGGGCGATGCTGGCGCTGGCCCGCACCCATGCGCTGGACCGTGTGCAGTTCGGCAGGCCGATCGCCGGCTTCCAGGCGATCCGGCACAAGCTCGCCGAGACCCTGGTGGCCATCGAGGGCGCGGAGGCGACCCTGAGCCTGCCTGACACCGACAGCCCGGATTTGACCGCGATGCTGGCCAAGGCCGCCGCCGGCAAGGCCGCGCTGACCGCCGCCAAGCACACCCAGCAGGTGCTGGCCGGGATCGGCTTCACCGCCGAACACGACCTGCACCATCACATCAAGCGGGCGCTGGTCCTCGACGGCCTGCTGGGCAGCTCCCGGGAACTGACCCGCAAGGCCGGCGCCGGGCTGCGGGCCCGTCGTTCGGCACCCCGGCTGGCCGAGCTCTGA
- a CDS encoding TetR/AcrR family transcriptional regulator — MSSPSEEPAWKQRAVERSIKTAKLRAAQRVQRFLDAAQAIITEKGSTDFTVQEVVDRSRQSLRSFYLQFDGKHELLLALFEDALSRAANQIRAATSGQEEPLARLKVAIELLFELSRPDPSAKRPLFTDFAPQLLISHPTEVRVAHAPLLVLFTELMEEAAEAGQLRSDVNPRRVAAMTMQTVMFTAQSSAPAEEEEIHPITADEVWSFCALGFAASAS; from the coding sequence ATGAGCAGCCCCAGCGAAGAACCGGCCTGGAAGCAGCGCGCCGTCGAGCGGTCCATCAAGACCGCCAAGCTGCGTGCCGCCCAGCGCGTGCAGCGCTTCCTCGACGCCGCCCAGGCGATCATCACCGAGAAGGGCAGCACGGATTTCACCGTGCAGGAAGTCGTCGACCGGTCCCGGCAGTCACTGCGTAGTTTCTACCTCCAATTCGACGGCAAACATGAGTTGCTGCTGGCGCTGTTCGAGGATGCGCTCAGCCGTGCGGCCAATCAGATCCGCGCCGCGACATCGGGCCAGGAGGAGCCGCTGGCCCGGTTGAAGGTCGCAATTGAGCTGCTCTTTGAGCTGTCGCGGCCGGATCCGTCGGCTAAGCGCCCGTTGTTCACCGATTTCGCCCCCCAGTTGCTGATCTCGCATCCGACCGAGGTGCGCGTTGCTCACGCCCCGTTGCTGGTGTTGTTCACCGAGCTGATGGAGGAGGCCGCCGAGGCCGGCCAGCTGCGTTCGGACGTCAATCCGCGCCGAGTCGCGGCGATGACGATGCAGACGGTGATGTTCACCGCGCAGTCCTCGGCACCGGCCGAGGAAGAGGAGATCCACCCGATCACCGCCGACGAGGTGTGGAGCTTCTGCGCGCTGGGTTTCGCCGCCTCAGCTAGCTAG
- a CDS encoding acyl-CoA dehydrogenase family protein: MLLELDSDQRFWRDTVRDALAKECPASLVRAVAEDGADTTALWQTYVDMGWTELTDASETVELGLLVEALGAASDPTPFLATLTQFSPLAGDRIDAKLSGAAVYDGVTAARTADGWVLDGTCRHVLDGDRADRLAVLTPAGVFILGSDQVTARRVQVFDPVLHVAEVTLASVAVPTEARVSGVNVERARELALTGMALTVVGSCQRILDLVLEHVGSRKQFGVLIGSFQAVQHKAADMHVAIERARALAYFAALTLAEGDPRSRMAAMMAKAGAGECQSLVFKHGVQLFGAMGFTWENDVQFPLKRAKAGELMLGGAAEHRARITEESLAAARAGA; this comes from the coding sequence ATGCTCCTGGAGCTCGATTCCGACCAGCGATTCTGGCGCGACACGGTGCGCGACGCGCTGGCCAAGGAATGCCCCGCCAGCCTCGTTCGCGCCGTCGCCGAGGACGGTGCCGACACCACGGCGCTGTGGCAGACCTACGTCGACATGGGGTGGACCGAGCTCACCGACGCGTCGGAGACCGTCGAACTCGGATTGCTGGTCGAGGCGCTCGGCGCCGCGAGCGATCCCACCCCGTTCCTGGCCACCCTGACCCAGTTCAGCCCGCTGGCCGGCGACCGGATCGATGCCAAACTCTCCGGCGCCGCGGTCTACGACGGTGTCACCGCGGCCCGCACCGCCGACGGCTGGGTGCTCGACGGCACCTGCCGGCACGTCCTCGACGGCGACCGCGCCGACCGGCTCGCCGTGCTCACCCCCGCCGGGGTGTTCATCCTGGGCTCCGATCAGGTGACCGCCCGCCGAGTGCAGGTGTTCGACCCAGTACTGCACGTCGCCGAGGTGACGCTGGCCTCGGTGGCGGTGCCCACCGAGGCCCGGGTGTCCGGGGTGAACGTCGAGCGCGCCCGGGAGCTCGCGCTGACCGGGATGGCGCTGACCGTGGTCGGTTCCTGCCAGCGGATCCTGGACCTGGTCCTCGAACACGTCGGGTCCCGCAAGCAGTTCGGCGTGCTGATCGGGTCCTTCCAGGCCGTCCAGCACAAGGCCGCCGATATGCACGTCGCCATCGAGCGGGCCCGCGCGCTGGCCTATTTCGCCGCGCTGACCCTGGCCGAGGGGGACCCACGCAGTCGGATGGCGGCCATGATGGCCAAGGCCGGCGCCGGCGAGTGCCAGTCGCTGGTGTTCAAGCACGGCGTACAGCTGTTCGGCGCCATGGGGTTCACCTGGGAGAACGACGTGCAGTTCCCGCTCAAGCGGGCCAAGGCCGGCGAGCTCATGCTGGGCGGCGCCGCCGAGCACCGCGCCCGGATCACCGAGGAATCACTGGCCGCGGCACGAGCGGGGGCCTGA
- a CDS encoding acyl-CoA dehydrogenase family protein, translated as MQLTFDADVEAFRDEFIAFLDEYLPDEAVTDQRSESTADVPPWARDWQRVLFDHGWLVPGYPPEFGGRNANILQQYVWNQELCRRRIYQSYNPQGVGIIAASLLTFGTEEQKRRWAVPILRAEMTAALGMSEPNAGSDLAGLRTSATLTPDGDAFILNGQKVWTSGAHDADVILAFVRTDPDAPKHKGISVLVVPADTEGVVRRPFPSWCDREDIDFNEVFFTDARVPAENLVGPLNGGWGVANGSLGHERTLLWMLFADRLDQLIADYRPATVLERDQYATLLMDAAALRLLGSAAIAREARGEQDTQSLSVLKLLGSESVQTHSEHALDAAGIDGLRHPNITSSYAPFGEDDASTSLFERLQRTFGGTIAGGTSEIQRSIIAQRILGLPR; from the coding sequence GTGCAACTGACCTTCGACGCCGACGTCGAGGCGTTCCGCGACGAATTCATCGCGTTTCTCGACGAGTACCTGCCCGACGAGGCGGTCACCGACCAACGCTCGGAATCGACCGCCGACGTGCCGCCGTGGGCCCGGGACTGGCAGCGCGTCCTGTTCGACCACGGCTGGCTGGTGCCCGGCTACCCGCCGGAGTTCGGTGGCCGCAACGCCAACATCCTGCAGCAGTACGTGTGGAACCAGGAACTGTGCCGCCGGCGGATCTATCAGTCCTACAACCCGCAGGGCGTCGGCATCATCGCCGCCTCGCTGCTGACCTTCGGCACCGAGGAACAGAAGCGGCGCTGGGCCGTGCCGATCCTACGCGCGGAAATGACTGCGGCACTGGGCATGAGCGAACCCAACGCCGGATCGGATCTGGCCGGCCTGCGCACGTCGGCGACGCTCACCCCCGACGGGGATGCGTTCATCCTCAACGGCCAGAAGGTGTGGACCTCCGGTGCCCACGACGCCGACGTGATCCTGGCCTTCGTGCGTACCGACCCGGATGCGCCCAAGCACAAGGGCATCAGCGTGCTGGTGGTGCCCGCCGACACCGAAGGCGTGGTGCGCCGGCCGTTCCCGTCCTGGTGCGACCGCGAGGACATCGACTTCAACGAGGTCTTCTTCACCGACGCCCGGGTGCCCGCCGAAAATCTGGTCGGGCCACTCAACGGCGGCTGGGGAGTGGCCAACGGATCGCTGGGCCACGAACGCACCCTGCTGTGGATGCTGTTCGCCGACCGGCTCGACCAGCTGATCGCCGACTACAGACCGGCCACGGTGCTGGAACGCGACCAGTACGCCACGCTGCTGATGGACGCCGCCGCGCTGCGGTTGTTGGGCTCGGCGGCAATCGCCCGCGAGGCCCGCGGTGAGCAGGACACCCAGAGTCTGTCGGTGCTGAAACTGCTTGGATCCGAGTCGGTTCAGACCCATTCCGAGCACGCGCTGGACGCCGCCGGGATCGACGGGCTGCGCCATCCCAACATCACCTCCAGCTACGCACCGTTCGGTGAGGACGACGCGTCGACCAGTCTGTTCGAACGGCTGCAGCGCACCTTCGGCGGGACCATCGCCGGTGGCACCTCGGAGATCCAGCGCAGCATCATCGCCCAGCGGATCCTCGGCCTGCCGCGCTGA
- a CDS encoding enoyl-CoA hydratase/isomerase family protein yields MYGMPEEIDVAADGPLRIITLNRPDALNAVNDNLHVGLANLFNELNEDAGARVAVLTGAGRAFSAGGDFNYLDELRRDEALRTKTIKHGRDLVLGMIRCRIPIIAAVNGPAVGLGCSLAAMSDVVYMAETAFFADPHVSIGLVAADGGPLVWPTQISFLQAKEYALTGAKIPAAKALELGLANHVVADPVAAALECARGILKQPQQAVEATKRLMNMQLERSVTTSLDYANLSEYVSFGTADFNRIVDGLIAKK; encoded by the coding sequence ATGTATGGAATGCCAGAAGAAATCGACGTCGCGGCCGACGGGCCGCTGCGGATCATCACACTGAACCGGCCCGATGCGCTCAACGCCGTCAACGACAACCTGCACGTCGGCCTGGCGAACCTGTTCAACGAGCTCAACGAGGACGCCGGGGCGCGGGTCGCGGTGCTCACCGGTGCCGGCCGGGCGTTTTCGGCCGGCGGCGATTTCAACTACCTCGACGAGCTGCGCCGTGACGAGGCGTTGCGCACCAAGACCATCAAGCACGGCCGCGACCTGGTGCTGGGCATGATCCGGTGCCGGATCCCGATCATCGCCGCTGTCAACGGGCCGGCCGTCGGCCTGGGCTGCAGCCTGGCCGCCATGTCCGACGTCGTCTACATGGCCGAGACGGCGTTCTTCGCCGACCCGCACGTGTCGATCGGGTTGGTGGCCGCCGACGGCGGGCCGCTGGTCTGGCCGACGCAAATCAGCTTCCTGCAGGCCAAGGAGTACGCGCTGACCGGGGCGAAGATCCCCGCGGCGAAGGCACTCGAGCTGGGCCTGGCCAACCACGTGGTGGCAGATCCGGTGGCCGCGGCCCTCGAATGCGCCCGGGGCATCCTCAAGCAGCCGCAGCAGGCCGTCGAGGCCACCAAGCGGCTGATGAACATGCAGCTGGAACGGTCGGTGACCACCTCGCTGGACTACGCCAACCTCAGCGAGTACGTCTCCTTCGGCACCGCCGACTTCAACCGCATCGTCGACGGGCTGATCGCCAAGAAGTAA
- a CDS encoding acyl-CoA dehydrogenase family protein — protein MDFRDSADEAAFRARLRDWLSVHAKEFPTSGDEYWARQGEWHRALYSGGFFGVTWPKEYGGQELPPVYDVILDEELARYGAPPRPSLGYLVVGLGHHGSKEIAQRFLPGMINGTERWCQGFSEPGAGSDLASLTTTAVRDGDQWVINGHKIWTSYSDVADWCLVLARTDPEAKRHKGISAFIVAMDQPGVIQRPLEMINGITTEFGQVAFDNATVPAANMVGEPGDGWALAMTVVGHEREPSTLGYAARYGKLVRQMAARCEGSVPEDLAWAAVQTEMLTHHVRRRLSEQLDGITHNSNGSIDKLLMTWVDQSVGHAALAVTGTADTELFNSYLYSRAQSVMGGTSQIQKNIIASRILGLGV, from the coding sequence TTGGACTTTCGTGATTCGGCCGACGAGGCCGCCTTCCGCGCCCGGCTGCGGGACTGGCTCTCGGTGCACGCCAAGGAATTCCCGACGTCCGGCGACGAGTACTGGGCCCGCCAGGGCGAGTGGCACCGCGCGCTGTACTCCGGCGGGTTCTTCGGGGTGACCTGGCCCAAGGAGTACGGCGGCCAGGAGCTGCCCCCGGTCTACGATGTCATCCTCGACGAGGAACTGGCCCGCTACGGCGCCCCGCCGCGGCCCAGCCTGGGCTACCTGGTCGTCGGGCTCGGCCACCACGGCAGCAAGGAGATTGCGCAACGCTTCCTGCCCGGCATGATCAACGGCACCGAACGCTGGTGCCAGGGGTTCTCCGAGCCCGGTGCCGGGTCGGATCTGGCGTCGCTGACCACCACCGCCGTCCGCGACGGCGACCAGTGGGTGATCAACGGCCACAAGATCTGGACCAGCTACTCCGACGTCGCCGACTGGTGCCTGGTGCTGGCCCGGACCGACCCGGAAGCCAAGCGGCACAAGGGCATCTCGGCGTTCATCGTGGCGATGGACCAGCCCGGGGTGATCCAGCGCCCGCTGGAGATGATCAACGGCATCACCACCGAATTCGGGCAGGTCGCCTTCGACAACGCCACCGTGCCGGCGGCCAACATGGTCGGCGAACCCGGTGACGGCTGGGCGCTGGCGATGACCGTGGTCGGCCACGAGCGGGAACCCTCGACGCTGGGCTACGCCGCCCGGTACGGCAAGCTGGTGCGCCAGATGGCCGCCCGCTGCGAGGGATCGGTCCCCGAGGACCTGGCCTGGGCGGCGGTGCAGACCGAGATGCTCACCCACCACGTGCGGCGCCGGCTGTCCGAACAGCTGGACGGCATCACCCACAACTCCAACGGCTCGATCGACAAGCTGCTGATGACCTGGGTGGACCAGTCGGTGGGACACGCCGCGCTCGCCGTGACCGGGACCGCCGACACCGAACTGTTCAACTCCTATCTGTACAGCCGGGCGCAGAGCGTCATGGGCGGAACTTCGCAGATTCAGAAGAACATCATCGCCTCACGCATCCTGGGATTGGGAGTCTGA
- a CDS encoding acyl-CoA dehydrogenase family protein: MDVRLTGEQQQLRNAAAKLADDLGPSSVAELADAARIERLDRQLAGTGWCALRSDGASGVEVAIVAEEFGRGLVDAPFAGPVLADEAYRLAGLDPAAGLTVVVGGETFDARGAGVAVAVDGSRVLAGSVGDSVAGADLTRTRATATQLAEVGAIDDDAAARWQALALVITAADLVGVSRGALDLAVDYAKIREQYGKTIGSYQAVAHLLAEAATLVEGSISILRHAAWAVDELTPAEALRAARVAKLYCARAARTVCETSIQVHGGIGNTWECLAHVYLRRALTSTELWPVKLEEIDLGLS, from the coding sequence ATGGATGTCCGACTGACCGGTGAACAGCAGCAGCTGCGCAACGCGGCCGCCAAGCTGGCCGACGACCTGGGCCCGTCCTCAGTCGCCGAACTCGCCGACGCCGCACGGATCGAGCGGCTGGACCGCCAGCTCGCCGGAACGGGTTGGTGCGCACTGCGTTCCGACGGCGCCTCCGGGGTGGAGGTCGCCATCGTCGCCGAGGAGTTCGGCCGCGGCCTGGTCGATGCCCCGTTTGCCGGCCCGGTGCTCGCCGACGAGGCCTACCGGCTGGCCGGCCTGGATCCCGCCGCCGGCCTGACCGTGGTGGTCGGCGGCGAAACATTCGATGCCCGCGGCGCCGGTGTCGCGGTCGCGGTGGACGGCTCCCGGGTCCTCGCCGGATCCGTCGGGGACTCCGTCGCGGGTGCCGATCTCACCCGGACCCGGGCCACGGCAACGCAATTGGCCGAGGTGGGCGCGATCGACGACGACGCCGCGGCCCGCTGGCAGGCGCTCGCGCTGGTGATCACCGCTGCCGACCTGGTCGGGGTGAGCCGCGGCGCGCTGGACCTGGCGGTCGACTACGCGAAGATCCGCGAACAGTACGGCAAGACCATCGGTTCGTATCAGGCCGTCGCCCACCTGCTGGCCGAGGCCGCCACCCTGGTCGAGGGTTCGATCAGCATCCTGCGCCACGCCGCGTGGGCGGTCGACGAACTCACCCCGGCCGAGGCGTTGCGCGCGGCCCGGGTGGCCAAGCTGTACTGCGCACGCGCGGCTCGCACGGTGTGCGAGACTTCGATCCAGGTGCACGGCGGAATCGGCAACACCTGGGAATGCCTGGCGCACGTCTACCTGCGCCGGGCGCTCACCTCGACCGAACTGTGGCCCGTCAAGTTGGAGGAGATCGATCTTGGACTTTCGTGA
- a CDS encoding class I adenylate-forming enzyme family protein, translating to MPDPVVLAGAERQYRRGELDGLIAGFAAELADRGVRPGDRVALMSSNRPEFVMALYGIWRAGAAVVLLSPAWKHREVAHALALTEPVAAVGDHPALAELRAMRHLDEPITPVAGPAPFAADPDAEAVLVFSSGTTGTPKAVRHTHRSFAAGVEHWRTVLGLQAADRMQVVTPPSHILGLLNIAAMLDAGGWVRLRRRFDVDELLAGIAADRITVEMAVAPIALAIAAHPDLERYDLSSLRYIMWCATPITPAVAEAVTARTGVTWMTGYGATELPVLACNELGSGRLDTVGRAAPGVALRIRSTETGAEVQPGVPGEIWARADSLMAGYLPAEATAEVIVDGWYRTGDIGVLDADGWLRITDRTREMIKVRGFQVAPAEVESVLHAHPAVADCAVFGAPVPVADTDGPALTGQEQVIAAVATLPGADVSAGELQDLVAARLASYKRPAEIVFVSEIPRLPSGKVLRRVLKESHGCPTDR from the coding sequence ATGCCCGACCCGGTCGTTCTCGCCGGCGCCGAGCGGCAGTACCGTCGCGGTGAGCTCGACGGTCTGATCGCCGGGTTCGCCGCCGAACTCGCCGACCGCGGCGTGCGCCCCGGCGACCGGGTCGCGCTGATGTCGTCGAACCGGCCGGAGTTCGTGATGGCGCTCTACGGGATCTGGCGGGCCGGGGCGGCCGTCGTGCTGCTCAGCCCGGCTTGGAAGCACCGCGAGGTGGCCCACGCGCTGGCGCTGACCGAACCGGTGGCCGCCGTCGGTGACCACCCGGCGCTGGCCGAGCTGAGGGCGATGCGCCACCTCGACGAACCGATCACCCCGGTCGCCGGGCCCGCCCCCTTCGCCGCCGATCCCGATGCCGAGGCCGTGCTGGTGTTCAGCTCGGGCACCACCGGAACCCCCAAGGCGGTCCGGCACACCCACCGGTCGTTCGCCGCCGGCGTCGAGCACTGGCGCACCGTCCTGGGTCTGCAGGCGGCCGACCGGATGCAGGTGGTCACGCCGCCGTCGCACATCCTGGGGCTGCTCAACATCGCCGCCATGCTGGACGCGGGCGGCTGGGTGCGGCTGCGTCGCCGGTTCGACGTCGACGAGCTGCTGGCCGGCATCGCCGCCGACCGGATCACCGTGGAGATGGCGGTGGCCCCCATCGCGCTGGCGATCGCCGCCCACCCGGATCTGGAACGCTACGACCTGTCCTCGCTGCGTTACATCATGTGGTGCGCCACCCCGATCACCCCCGCGGTCGCCGAGGCCGTCACCGCGCGCACCGGCGTCACCTGGATGACCGGCTACGGTGCCACCGAGTTGCCCGTGCTGGCCTGCAACGAACTCGGCAGCGGGCGCCTGGACACCGTCGGACGCGCCGCGCCGGGGGTGGCGCTGCGCATCCGGTCCACCGAAACCGGCGCCGAGGTCCAACCCGGTGTCCCTGGGGAGATCTGGGCCCGAGCGGATTCGTTGATGGCCGGCTATCTGCCCGCCGAGGCCACCGCCGAGGTGATCGTCGACGGCTGGTACCGCACCGGCGACATCGGGGTACTCGACGCCGACGGCTGGTTGCGCATCACCGACCGCACCCGGGAGATGATCAAGGTCCGCGGCTTCCAGGTCGCCCCGGCCGAGGTGGAGTCGGTGCTGCACGCCCACCCCGCGGTGGCCGACTGCGCGGTGTTCGGCGCGCCGGTGCCGGTCGCGGACACCGACGGTCCGGCGCTGACCGGCCAGGAACAGGTGATCGCCGCGGTTGCCACACTTCCCGGCGCAGACGTCAGCGCCGGTGAACTGCAAGACCTGGTGGCCGCGCGGCTGGCGTCCTACAAGCGGCCCGCCGAAATCGTCTTCGTTTCCGAAATCCCGCGCCTGCCCTCGGGCAAGGTGTTGCGTCGTGTGTTGAAGGAGAGCCATGGATGTCCGACTGACCGGTGA
- a CDS encoding 2Fe-2S iron-sulfur cluster-binding protein codes for MTSPASGDTAVATGRPEVTVHLDGRTETIAAQPGETILESARRAGLTPPFSCEAGNCGTCMAVLREGTATMRVNDALDDDEVEEGYVLTCQGVPDCTVVVDYDC; via the coding sequence ATGACTTCACCGGCTTCGGGTGACACCGCGGTGGCGACCGGCCGACCCGAGGTGACCGTGCACCTCGACGGTCGAACCGAGACCATTGCCGCGCAGCCGGGTGAGACCATCCTGGAATCCGCGCGCCGCGCGGGGCTGACGCCGCCGTTCTCCTGCGAGGCCGGCAACTGCGGCACCTGCATGGCGGTGCTGCGCGAGGGCACCGCGACCATGCGGGTCAACGATGCCCTGGACGACGACGAGGTCGAGGAGGGGTACGTACTGACCTGTCAGGGCGTCCCGGACTGCACCGTCGTCGTCGACTACGACTGCTGA
- a CDS encoding CaiB/BaiF CoA transferase family protein, translating into MTGPLAGIKILEVGAVLAGPYATLMLADLGAEVTKIEPPAGDISRQVSDTYFASLNRGKRSIVLDLASDAGRHRLGELVAESHALLVNLKPSAIRKLGLTYDALRQYNESIVAVALTGFGLNGGDDPAFDYVIQALTGVAAMTGDPAGPPTLPGYTSVDNSTGLTAALGLVAQIYSGRGGQVDVSMRDVMLSQLNYHAAGYLDDGVVPARRPFGAHPFYVPAQLFPTAQGYLALFVTHDGFWRSLCAETGLTGWDTMAERAANRDPVIAAVSAVLATDTAANWETRLRPRGIPAAAVRTLGEALDATPEAVVQAGPYRQVRCSIGMDGYVPDYRRAPALGEHG; encoded by the coding sequence GTGACCGGACCACTCGCGGGCATCAAGATCCTTGAGGTCGGTGCCGTGCTGGCCGGGCCGTACGCCACCCTGATGCTGGCCGATCTCGGCGCCGAGGTGACCAAGATCGAGCCGCCCGCCGGTGACATCTCCCGCCAGGTGTCCGACACCTACTTCGCCAGCCTCAACCGCGGCAAGCGCAGCATCGTTCTGGACCTGGCCTCGGATGCGGGCCGGCACCGGCTGGGGGAGCTGGTGGCCGAATCCCATGCGCTGCTGGTGAACCTGAAGCCGTCGGCCATCCGCAAGCTCGGGCTCACCTACGACGCGCTGCGGCAGTACAACGAGTCGATCGTCGCGGTGGCGCTGACCGGATTCGGGCTCAACGGCGGTGACGACCCGGCGTTCGACTACGTGATCCAGGCGCTGACCGGGGTGGCGGCGATGACCGGCGATCCCGCCGGGCCGCCCACGCTGCCCGGCTACACCTCGGTGGACAACTCCACCGGGCTGACCGCCGCGCTGGGGCTGGTCGCCCAGATCTACTCCGGTCGCGGCGGGCAGGTCGACGTCAGCATGCGCGACGTCATGTTGTCCCAGCTCAACTATCACGCCGCCGGGTACCTCGACGACGGTGTCGTACCGGCCCGCCGACCGTTCGGCGCGCACCCGTTCTACGTTCCGGCGCAACTGTTCCCGACGGCCCAGGGCTACCTGGCGCTGTTCGTCACGCACGACGGATTCTGGCGGTCGCTGTGCGCGGAGACCGGGCTGACCGGCTGGGACACCATGGCCGAGCGGGCCGCGAACCGCGATCCGGTGATCGCCGCGGTCTCGGCCGTGCTGGCCACCGACACGGCGGCGAACTGGGAAACGCGGCTGCGCCCGCGCGGGATCCCGGCGGCCGCGGTGCGCACGCTCGGCGAGGCGCTGGACGCCACGCCGGAGGCCGTCGTGCAGGCCGGGCCGTACCGGCAGGTGCGGTGCAGCATCGGGATGGACGGGTACGTACCGGACTACCGGCGCGCGCCCGCGCTCGGCGAGCACGGCTGA
- a CDS encoding LLM class F420-dependent oxidoreductase — protein MRLGVMIGAERGDMNRKVAKFLADIEWAEAAGLDSAWMPQVPDDFDCLTMVSLMGNRTSRIELGTAVVPLQAQHPIALARQALSVNAGAGGRLALGVGPSHHWIIRDMLGLPYEQPAGYTRDYLEVLNAAMSGPGPVDVENGTFTVHNPTALGAEVRPPVLLAALGPVMLRLAGEYADGTVLWMADERSIGDHIAPRINQAAENAGRPAPRIIAGIPVCLCENSRIDEAKDRANRILAEAETSPNYQKLLDRGDARNVGDLCAAGDEEAILARFKQFADAGVTDLSVRLLPIGENRDELIASKYRTREVIAELAAQLR, from the coding sequence ATGCGTCTGGGTGTGATGATCGGTGCCGAGCGCGGGGACATGAACCGCAAGGTCGCCAAGTTCCTCGCCGACATCGAATGGGCCGAGGCGGCCGGCCTGGACAGCGCTTGGATGCCGCAGGTGCCCGACGACTTCGACTGCCTGACGATGGTCAGCCTGATGGGTAACCGCACCAGCCGTATCGAGCTGGGCACCGCCGTCGTCCCGCTGCAGGCACAGCATCCGATCGCACTTGCCCGCCAGGCACTTTCGGTCAACGCCGGTGCGGGTGGGCGACTGGCGCTGGGCGTCGGGCCGTCCCACCACTGGATCATCCGCGACATGCTCGGCCTGCCGTATGAGCAGCCGGCCGGCTACACCCGCGACTACCTGGAGGTGCTCAACGCCGCGATGTCCGGACCCGGGCCCGTCGACGTCGAGAACGGCACCTTCACCGTGCACAACCCGACCGCACTCGGCGCCGAGGTCCGCCCGCCGGTGCTGCTGGCCGCCCTGGGCCCGGTGATGCTGCGGCTGGCCGGTGAGTACGCCGACGGCACCGTGCTGTGGATGGCCGACGAGCGCTCCATCGGCGACCACATCGCCCCGCGCATCAACCAGGCCGCCGAGAACGCCGGGCGCCCCGCGCCGCGGATCATCGCCGGTATCCCGGTCTGCCTGTGCGAGAACTCGCGTATCGACGAGGCCAAGGACCGCGCCAACCGGATCCTGGCAGAGGCCGAAACCTCGCCCAATTATCAGAAGCTGCTCGATCGCGGCGACGCCCGCAACGTCGGCGATCTGTGCGCGGCCGGTGACGAGGAGGCGATCCTGGCGCGGTTCAAGCAGTTCGCCGACGCCGGGGTGACGGATCTGTCGGTGCGGCTGCTGCCGATCGGGGAGAATCGCGATGAGCTCATCGCGTCGAAGTACCGCACCCGCGAGGTGATCGCGGAACTGGCCGCCCAACTACGCTAG